The sequence GCGTAGGCTCCCGTGTCGCTCACGAGCCTCGCCTCGTCGGCGAGGAGCAAGCCATCGGAGGTCACTCCAGTCTTGTGTCTGATGATGAAAGGATGCCTCTTGGTATGCATGATCATGGAATCTTCTCTGTCGAGGCTGCAAAAGACGGGCTTGCCGTACTTGACTGCTGCCAGTGAAGCGGTGGAGCAAACGTCGAAGGGTGTTTCGTCGGACTTGGGGCCGAAGGCGCCGCCCGTGACCGCCTGGATGACGCGGACCTTTCCTAGGGGCAGGTTGAGAACCTTCGCGACAGCGGCCTGAGTGTGATGAGGGCTCTGCATGGAGCCAATTACGGTAACACCACCATCTCCGGATGGGATTGCCATGCCCATTTCTGGCTCCAGGGGCGCGGCGTCTTGGAACTGGGTTCTGTACGTCTTCTCCAGAACTAGATCGGACTGGGAGAAGCCCTTCTCCACGTCGCCCTTCCTGATTCTCATCTGCTTGGCGACGTTGCCGTTGGGATGTAACTTGATTGCGTCAGGCTTCAGTGCTTCGAGGGGATCGAAGACAGCAGGCAGAGATTCGTATTCGACTTTGATGCTCGCAGCGGCGTCAGCAGCAGCCGGCCAAGTCTCGGCCACGACTGCGCCTATGATGTCGCCAGTGGAGCGCACTTCGGATTTCGCGAACAGCTGCCTATCCGGCAGGATGCAGCTGGACTCGTTGACGCCGGGGATGTCCCTCCACGTCAAGACGCCCAGGACCCCAGGGTGCGCCTTCGCTGCTGCCAGCTCCATCCCTCTGATTACTCCGTGGGGGATAGATGAGTGAAAGAGTTTGGCGTATGCTGTGCCTCGGGGTACGAGGTCAGCCGTGTAGACAGGCTTGCCGAGAACCTTCTCCAGGGAATCTACTCTGGCAACGTTCTCCCCAATGTAGAGTAGGCGCCCCTTCTCTGCCTTCTCCTCAATTGACTCGAGGAACTCGGAGACCTGTTCAGTCATGGCCTCGCCTCCTTCCTGCACCCCTCCCGGATCGAATCTAGGATTGGGTAGTAGCCCGTGCACCGACATAGTATCCCGCTGATTGCCGTCTTGATTTCACCAGTCGAAGGATTGGACGAGTGCTTTGCTAGGTCCCAGGCGGCCAAGAGCATGGCGGGGGTGCAGAAGCCACACTGAGCGGCGTTGTTGGCAACAAAACTGCCTTGAAACCTCTTCATGACGGGGTCGTCGAGCAACCCCTCCAAGGTCACGACTCTTCTTCCATCGCACTGCGCAGCCAACATGAGACAGCTGTTCACCAGCTTCCCCTCCACTAGAACAGCGCAGATGCCGCAGTCCCCAGTCCCGCATCCTTCTTTGACCGACTTGAGCCCCATCCGCTCTCTGAGGACGTCTATGAGCCTGTCGGTGGAATCTACGTGGAAAGAGTGTTCGGCCCCGTTGACGTTCAACGTAACGGGATGCTTCGTCGTCTCAGGCCAACCCCCTGATCTTTTCGGAGCAGCGTCGAATCAACCTCTTCAGATAGACCTGCGCCACCTCGGCG is a genomic window of Nitrososphaerales archaeon containing:
- a CDS encoding (2Fe-2S)-binding protein, producing the protein MNVNGAEHSFHVDSTDRLIDVLRERMGLKSVKEGCGTGDCGICAVLVEGKLVNSCLMLAAQCDGRRVVTLEGLLDDPVMKRFQGSFVANNAAQCGFCTPAMLLAAWDLAKHSSNPSTGEIKTAISGILCRCTGYYPILDSIREGCRKEARP